The sequence AAAGGTGAGGTGGAAGATTTCCAACAAGAATTAAATCAAAAAAGAGCAACTATCTCTAAACTACTATCAGAACTTGGTGATGCCCAGCAACAGGGGCTAAAAACCATGAATACTGAAATTAATTCTTATCGACAAACACTAATAAAACTAGAAGCTGAATTTAATCATCAACTGAGCGAACTGCAGATAAATACCGAACAGCAAAGAGATTTCACCCTCCGAAAATTAGCCAAATTAAGTTCCGAGTTTGCTCCTCAACTAACTAAGATTCAGGCAGAGGTTGAGGAGCAACAAGAAACAGCAATTCAGAATTTGGAAATATCAGTCGGCGAGTTGAGCAAGCAACTTGTTCAAGTCCAAAATACAATTAAGCAACAACAAGATACTATACTTCAAGATTTGGCAAGTCAAGGCTCTGAAATAGCTTCTCAACTCTCTAGTGTGCCAGCAAAAATTCGTCAAAAGCAAGATGTTTTATTACAAAAAATAGACCGAGCACGAACTACTTTTATCGAAAAACTATCTAAGTTGGAAGTAGAAACACAACATCAACAAAATAATATCCTACGCAATCTTACCGAACAAGAATCTAAATTCACCCAACAAATCTCTGAATTACAAACGAATGCCGAACAGAAAATTCAGCAGCAGCATCAGATAGGAGCTAATAATTTAGATAACTTAGGAACAGAACTTACTACTCAACTATCTGATTCAAAATCTCAAATTAATCAGAAAATAGAGCAAACTTTGAAGAATTTTCAAGAGGAAGAAAGTAAGTTTACCGCTCGCCTATCGCAAAAAGATTCAGAAATTCAAGCTCAGAAAGACCAAGTATTACAAAGTTTAGTACGAATGAAAACTGAAGTCGAGCGTCAATTTACGGCGTTGCAATCAGAAATACAACGATGTCAGGAATCAATAGGGGAAAATTTAGAACAGTTACAAACCAAAAATGCTGACCAGCTTGCGCAAATATATTCAGATGCTCGAATTCAAAAAGAACAAATTTTAGAAGATTTAGCTAAGATAACTCCACAAGAGATGACGACAACTGCCTTAGCAGAAATTCAGCAAAATCTACAAACTCTCAGCAAACCATTAGAAAGTCTTCAGCAGAATCATCCTCAATTATTTTTAAATCCCGATGATTTTATTGAACAAGGAAATCAGTTACTGGCTCAAGAAAATTATCAAGAAGCGATCGCACTTTTTGATCGAGCTTTAGAACTCAAACCAGATAATCCTCATGCTTGGAATCAGCGAGGTATCGCTTTAAGAGAATTACAAAGATATGAGGGGGCGATTGCCGCTTTTAACAAAGCAGTTAGAATTCAACCCACTTTTGATGAAGCTTGGTGTAATCGTGGTATTACCTTGAGCCGCATCAAGCGATATAAAGAAGCGATCACCAGTTATGATCGAGCAGTAGAGATTCAACCTGATTATTATCAAGCTTGGGTAGATCGTGGTGTTGCTTTGGGCATGTTGCTTCAACACGAACCAGCATTACAATCTTTTGAGCGCGCCGTTCAAATTCAACCAGATAATGCGGTAGCTTGGATGAATCGTGGTATGGCTTTAGAGATGTTAGAACGCTACCAAGATGCTCTTACTTCTTTTGACAAAGCAGTAAAGTTTAATTCTCAATTATCCAAGGCTTGGAACTATCGAGGTAAAATTCTGATTAAACTACAGCAATACGAAGAGGCGATCGCCAGTTGCGATTGTGCCTTGAAGTTTCGCTCAGATTATGCTGCAGCCTACTACAATAAGGCAATTTGCTATGCTTTATTAAATCAAGTTCCATTAGCAGTAGACAATTTAAAACAGTCAATTAACCTCAATTCTAAATATCGAGAAGAAGCCAGAATTGATCCTTATTTTGATAATATTGCTCAAAATGAGCTGTTTTTAAGTATCTTTTAAAAATTGAGATACTCAAAAAAAATTCTTCTCACTCCCAAAAATTGCCAAAAGTCACTGATTTAAGCTCATTTTCCCAGCTTAGTTTTACAATATAAATTTGGTAGAACTAATTTATTTCACTTTATCAGTCATAAATAATGGTAAGTTTGAGAAAAAAAGTAACGAATATTTTAGTTGATAATCCCCCCCCCAATTCTTGGCTTATATGGGTTCTTGAAAACTCCGAAAGTTATTTAGCATTACCTGGGAAGACTGATTACTATAATCACAGTTGTCTGCGCTTAATCTTAGCTCAAGAACAAATTCCAGAAGGAGAAGCCTTTGTTGACGGTTTTCGTATGGGTAATGACCCCAATACCAATTGGATTCATATACAAATTTTCAAGTTTTTTGCACGCTATATTTATCCGCCAAAATATCAGCTTACTCCTCAAAATTTTAAGGTTTTTGATATTGGATTTAATTATGGTAAAAGTTTATATATCAAAAAAATAAATTGTTTGAATTTTCGTGAATTTGATAACTTAACTATTAACGAAATTCGACATTTCTTGGGAATTAGTTTGAATGACTTAATATTAATCAAAAAACTAATTAGACTTCATCAAAACAATCAACACTCAA is a genomic window of Pleurocapsa sp. PCC 7319 containing:
- a CDS encoding tetratricopeptide repeat protein codes for the protein MSKKYSKFSLWLTQGSLTLITLLLATGGVYARSVSIPQTLLAQSPQLEQLPSDSQIQEQIEAEANRFFSRTITQFNLLILGTLVLLLIGAIASLWLLRRAVVQEVANLVTTNLQELETSKSQLNDITQDLQQLLQSAQQISHQLKGEVEDFQQELNQKRATISKLLSELGDAQQQGLKTMNTEINSYRQTLIKLEAEFNHQLSELQINTEQQRDFTLRKLAKLSSEFAPQLTKIQAEVEEQQETAIQNLEISVGELSKQLVQVQNTIKQQQDTILQDLASQGSEIASQLSSVPAKIRQKQDVLLQKIDRARTTFIEKLSKLEVETQHQQNNILRNLTEQESKFTQQISELQTNAEQKIQQQHQIGANNLDNLGTELTTQLSDSKSQINQKIEQTLKNFQEEESKFTARLSQKDSEIQAQKDQVLQSLVRMKTEVERQFTALQSEIQRCQESIGENLEQLQTKNADQLAQIYSDARIQKEQILEDLAKITPQEMTTTALAEIQQNLQTLSKPLESLQQNHPQLFLNPDDFIEQGNQLLAQENYQEAIALFDRALELKPDNPHAWNQRGIALRELQRYEGAIAAFNKAVRIQPTFDEAWCNRGITLSRIKRYKEAITSYDRAVEIQPDYYQAWVDRGVALGMLLQHEPALQSFERAVQIQPDNAVAWMNRGMALEMLERYQDALTSFDKAVKFNSQLSKAWNYRGKILIKLQQYEEAIASCDCALKFRSDYAAAYYNKAICYALLNQVPLAVDNLKQSINLNSKYREEARIDPYFDNIAQNELFLSIF